The following coding sequences are from one Streptomyces sp. NBC_01232 window:
- a CDS encoding maleylpyruvate isomerase family mycothiol-dependent enzyme, producing the protein MSRSAPRPEPRPGHRPGHRPGPRPAPASSVRRRTIAAAVAAERRELADVLDSLTPDQWDAPSLCAGWRVREVAAHMSLGFRTTLPGFAAELLRARGGLHRMTDRTARRDAAAFTERELAALLRENAAHPWKPPAAGPTGALAHDVVHGLDITVALGHPRRVPEDRLRLLLDAVTPRSLRFFGADLTGIRLCAQDLDWSHGEGTPVHADAQDLLLVLFGRRLPEDRLNGGPEGHRVPPTLIA; encoded by the coding sequence ATGAGCCGATCAGCGCCCCGACCCGAGCCCCGCCCCGGCCACCGCCCCGGCCACCGCCCCGGCCCCCGACCCGCGCCCGCCTCCTCCGTGCGCCGCCGTACCATCGCCGCGGCCGTCGCCGCCGAACGCCGCGAGCTGGCCGACGTACTGGACTCCCTCACCCCGGACCAGTGGGACGCACCGTCCCTCTGCGCCGGCTGGCGCGTCCGCGAGGTCGCCGCCCACATGTCCCTCGGCTTCCGCACCACCCTCCCCGGTTTCGCCGCCGAGCTCCTGCGGGCCCGCGGCGGCCTGCACCGGATGACCGACCGCACCGCCCGCCGGGACGCGGCCGCCTTCACCGAGCGCGAGCTGGCCGCCCTGCTCCGCGAGAACGCCGCCCACCCCTGGAAACCGCCCGCGGCCGGCCCCACCGGAGCCCTCGCCCACGACGTGGTCCACGGCCTCGACATCACCGTCGCCCTCGGCCACCCGCGCCGCGTCCCCGAGGACCGGCTGCGGCTCCTCCTCGACGCCGTCACCCCCCGCTCCCTGCGCTTCTTCGGCGCGGACCTCACCGGCATCCGGCTGTGCGCGCAGGACCTCGACTGGTCCCACGGCGAGGGAACCCCGGTGCACGCGGACGCCCAGGACCTGCTGCTCGTCCTCTTCGGGCGCCGCCTTCCCGAGGATCGGCTGAACGGGGGACCGGAGGGCCACCGGGTACCGCCTACCCTTATTGCATGA
- the miaB gene encoding tRNA (N6-isopentenyl adenosine(37)-C2)-methylthiotransferase MiaB, protein MTSSDRSQAVDVKRSYEVRTYGCQMNVHDSERLSGLLEDAGYVRAPEGADGDADVVVFNTCAVRENADNKLYGNLGRLAPMKTKRPGMQIAVGGCLAQKDRDTIVKRAPWVDVVFGTHNIGKLPVLLERARIQEEAQVEIAESLEAFPSTLPTRRESAYAAWVSISVGCNNTCTFCIVPALRGKEEDRRPGDILAEVAALVAEGVSEITLLGQNVNAYGSDLGDREAFSKLLRACGQIEGLERVRFTSPHPRDFTDDVIAAMAETPNVMPQLHMPMQSGSDPILKAMRRSYRQERFLGIIEKVRAAIPHAAISTDIIVGFPGETEEDFQQTMHAVREARFANAFTFQYSKRPGTPAADMDGQIPKEVVQERYMRLVALQEEISWDENKKQVGRTLEVMVAEGEGRKDGATHRLSGRAPDNRLVHFTKPEAEVRPGDVVTVDITYAAPHHLLAEGPTLTVRRTRAGDAWEKRNAAPAQPAGVMLGIPTLGVPAPLPTVTAGCSVPASS, encoded by the coding sequence ATGACCAGCAGCGACCGGAGCCAGGCAGTGGACGTGAAGCGAAGCTACGAGGTGCGCACCTACGGGTGCCAGATGAACGTGCACGACTCGGAGCGGCTCTCCGGTCTGCTGGAGGACGCCGGCTACGTCCGGGCGCCCGAGGGCGCCGACGGCGACGCCGACGTCGTGGTCTTCAACACCTGCGCGGTCCGCGAGAACGCCGACAACAAGCTCTACGGCAACCTCGGCCGGCTGGCCCCGATGAAGACGAAGCGCCCCGGCATGCAGATCGCCGTCGGCGGCTGCCTCGCGCAGAAGGACCGCGACACGATCGTCAAGCGGGCCCCCTGGGTCGACGTCGTCTTCGGTACGCACAACATCGGCAAGCTCCCCGTGCTGCTGGAGCGCGCCCGCATCCAGGAAGAGGCGCAGGTCGAGATCGCCGAGTCGCTGGAGGCGTTCCCCTCCACGCTCCCGACCCGCCGCGAGTCCGCGTACGCCGCCTGGGTCTCGATCTCCGTCGGCTGCAACAACACCTGCACCTTCTGCATCGTCCCCGCGCTGCGCGGCAAGGAGGAGGACCGCCGGCCCGGCGACATCCTCGCCGAGGTGGCGGCCCTGGTCGCCGAGGGCGTCTCCGAGATCACCCTGCTCGGCCAGAACGTGAACGCGTACGGCTCGGACCTGGGCGACCGCGAGGCCTTCAGCAAGCTGCTGCGCGCCTGCGGCCAGATCGAGGGCCTGGAGCGGGTCCGCTTCACCTCCCCGCATCCGCGCGACTTCACCGACGACGTGATCGCGGCGATGGCCGAGACCCCGAACGTCATGCCGCAGCTGCACATGCCGATGCAGTCCGGCTCGGACCCCATCCTCAAGGCGATGCGCCGCTCGTACCGCCAGGAGCGCTTCCTCGGCATCATCGAGAAGGTCCGCGCCGCCATCCCGCACGCCGCGATCTCCACCGACATCATCGTGGGCTTCCCCGGTGAGACGGAGGAGGACTTCCAGCAGACGATGCACGCGGTGCGCGAGGCCCGTTTCGCGAACGCGTTCACCTTCCAGTACTCCAAGCGCCCCGGCACCCCCGCCGCCGACATGGACGGGCAGATCCCCAAGGAGGTCGTGCAGGAGCGGTACATGCGCCTGGTCGCCCTGCAGGAGGAGATCTCCTGGGACGAGAACAAGAAGCAGGTCGGCCGGACCCTGGAGGTCATGGTCGCCGAGGGGGAGGGCCGCAAGGACGGCGCCACGCACCGCCTCTCCGGCCGCGCGCCCGACAACCGGCTGGTCCACTTCACGAAGCCGGAGGCGGAGGTCCGCCCGGGTGACGTGGTCACCGTGGACATCACCTACGCGGCCCCGCACCACCTGCTGGCCGAGGGCCCGACGCTGACCGTGCGCCGCACCCGCGCGGGCGACGCCTGGGAGAAGCGCAACGCGGCCCCGGCCCAGCCGGCGGGCGTCATGCTCGGCATCCCGACACTGGGCGTCCCGGCGCCCCTGCCGACCGTGACCGCAGGCTGCTCGGTGCCCGCCTCCTCCTGA
- a CDS encoding class III extradiol dioxygenase subunit B-like domain-containing protein, whose translation MLVAAAVCPAPPLLVPEVAAGAAAELGDARTACSDALAVLAASRPDLLVVVGAAGHDHRGAYPQGARGSFRGFGVASDVQLGEGEEGPRLLPPSLAVGAWLLGHARWGAAPVEGLGVEEPLDTARCLETGRELGARHDRVALLVMGDGSARRTLKAPGYLDERAAAFDEAAARALGAADVAALTAIDAGLAAELQAAGRAPWQVLAGAAEGAELEGRLLYEDAPYGVGYFVATWS comes from the coding sequence ATGCTCGTAGCCGCCGCCGTCTGTCCCGCCCCGCCGCTGCTCGTACCGGAGGTCGCCGCGGGGGCCGCCGCCGAACTCGGCGACGCCCGCACCGCCTGCTCCGACGCGCTGGCGGTGCTCGCCGCGTCCCGGCCCGACCTGCTGGTCGTGGTCGGGGCGGCCGGCCACGACCATCGCGGGGCCTACCCGCAGGGTGCCCGCGGCAGCTTCCGCGGATTCGGCGTCGCGAGCGACGTACAGCTGGGGGAGGGCGAGGAGGGACCGCGCCTGCTGCCCCCCTCGCTCGCCGTCGGCGCCTGGCTGCTCGGACACGCGCGCTGGGGCGCCGCCCCGGTCGAGGGGCTCGGGGTCGAGGAGCCCCTGGATACCGCGCGCTGCCTGGAAACCGGCCGGGAACTGGGCGCGCGCCACGACCGGGTCGCGCTGCTCGTGATGGGTGACGGCAGCGCCCGGCGGACCCTCAAGGCCCCCGGCTACCTCGACGAGCGGGCCGCCGCCTTCGACGAGGCCGCGGCCCGCGCGCTGGGCGCCGCCGACGTGGCCGCGCTCACCGCCATCGACGCCGGTCTCGCGGCCGAGCTCCAGGCCGCCGGACGGGCCCCCTGGCAGGTGCTGGCCGGCGCCGCGGAGGGCGCCGAGCTGGAAGGCCGCCTGCTGTACGAGGACGCGCCGTACGGCGTGGGGTACTTCGTGGCCACCTGGTCGTAG
- a CDS encoding antitoxin translates to MGLLDNLKAKLGPAKDKVGDLAQQHEGRIGESLDKVAKAVDSKTKGKYSGQITSGTGKAKDALGKIAHKDAPGGPTPPAAS, encoded by the coding sequence ATGGGCCTGCTGGACAATCTGAAGGCCAAGCTCGGTCCGGCGAAGGACAAGGTCGGCGACCTCGCCCAGCAGCACGAGGGCAGGATCGGCGAGAGTCTCGACAAGGTGGCCAAGGCCGTGGACTCCAAGACCAAGGGCAAGTACAGCGGCCAGATCACGAGCGGGACGGGCAAGGCGAAGGACGCCCTGGGGAAGATCGCGCACAAGGACGCTCCCGGCGGGCCGACGCCGCCGGCCGCCTCCTGA
- a CDS encoding gliding motility protein, whose translation MTEEVAATDPTAESGAADEAGPAAAEAQAAEAVEIPKQQSAEVAADSETGEGART comes from the coding sequence GTGACCGAGGAGGTCGCGGCGACGGACCCGACGGCGGAGTCCGGTGCGGCCGACGAGGCCGGACCTGCGGCCGCGGAGGCTCAGGCGGCGGAGGCCGTGGAGATTCCGAAGCAGCAGTCGGCCGAGGTGGCCGCGGACAGCGAGACCGGTGAGGGCGCCCGCACGTAG
- the miaA gene encoding tRNA (adenosine(37)-N6)-dimethylallyltransferase MiaA: MRKAAPAPRVIAVVGPTAAGKSDLGVALARHFDGEVVNADSMQLYRGMDIGTAKLTTEERGGVPHHLLDIWDVTDTANVADYQRLARLEIDRLLAEGRTPVLVGGSGLYVRGALDVMEFPGTDPEVRARLEAELALRGPGALHARLAAADPAAAQAILPSNGRRIVRALEVIEITGRPFTANLPGHESVYDTVQIGVDVARPELDERIALRVDRMWEAGLVDEVRTLEARGLRDGITASRALGYQQVLAALAGDCTEDEARAETVRATKRFARRQDSWFRRDPRVHWLSGAAADRGELPGLALSLVERAVTA; encoded by the coding sequence GTGAGGAAAGCAGCCCCCGCCCCGCGGGTCATCGCCGTCGTCGGTCCCACCGCGGCGGGAAAGTCCGACCTGGGCGTCGCCCTGGCCCGCCATTTCGACGGCGAAGTCGTCAACGCCGACTCCATGCAGCTCTACCGGGGGATGGACATCGGCACCGCCAAACTGACGACCGAGGAACGCGGTGGCGTCCCGCACCACCTCCTCGACATCTGGGACGTCACCGACACCGCCAACGTCGCCGACTACCAGCGACTGGCCCGCCTGGAGATCGACAGGCTGCTCGCCGAGGGCCGCACCCCCGTCCTCGTCGGCGGATCCGGCCTGTACGTCCGGGGCGCCCTGGACGTCATGGAATTCCCCGGGACCGATCCCGAGGTCCGCGCCCGGCTGGAGGCGGAGCTCGCACTGCGCGGCCCCGGCGCCCTGCACGCCCGCCTCGCCGCCGCCGACCCGGCCGCCGCCCAGGCCATCCTGCCCAGCAACGGCCGCCGCATCGTCCGCGCGCTGGAGGTCATCGAGATCACCGGCCGCCCCTTCACCGCCAACCTTCCCGGCCACGAGTCCGTCTACGACACCGTGCAGATCGGCGTCGACGTGGCCCGGCCGGAGCTCGACGAGCGGATCGCACTGCGCGTGGACCGGATGTGGGAGGCCGGGCTGGTGGACGAGGTCCGCACCCTGGAGGCCCGCGGCCTGCGCGACGGAATCACCGCCTCCAGGGCGCTCGGCTACCAGCAGGTGCTGGCCGCGCTGGCCGGCGACTGCACCGAGGACGAGGCCCGGGCCGAGACCGTCCGCGCCACCAAGCGGTTCGCGCGCCGCCAGGACTCCTGGTTCCGCCGCGACCCGCGCGTGCACTGGCTCAGCGGGGCCGCCGCCGACCGGGGGGAACTCCCCGGGCTCGCGCTGTCGTTGGTCGAACGAGCGGTCACAGCCTGA
- the dapF gene encoding diaminopimelate epimerase, which translates to MTQTTLSFLKGHGTENDFVIVPDPDNAIELPASAVAKLCDRRAGIGADGVLHVVRSAAHPEAAHLADEAEWFMDYRNSDGSIAEMCGNGVRVFARYLQYAGHVEPGDLAVATRGGVKRVHLDKGGDVTVSMGRAELPEGEVTVSVGERSWPARNVNMGNPHAVAFVDSLDDAGNLYTAPPFSPASAYPTGVNVEFVVDRGPRHVAMRVHERGSGETRSCGTGACAVAVAAIRRDGADPAATGEPVSYTVDLPGGTLVITEHPDGRIDMTGPAVIVAAGEFDGAWLTETAFA; encoded by the coding sequence GTGACGCAGACCACCCTCTCCTTCCTCAAGGGCCACGGCACCGAGAACGACTTCGTGATCGTCCCGGACCCGGACAACGCCATCGAGCTGCCCGCGTCCGCCGTCGCGAAGCTGTGCGACCGGCGGGCCGGCATCGGCGCCGACGGCGTCCTGCACGTGGTCCGGTCCGCCGCGCACCCGGAGGCCGCGCACCTGGCCGACGAGGCGGAGTGGTTCATGGACTACCGCAACAGCGACGGCTCCATCGCCGAGATGTGCGGAAACGGCGTGCGCGTCTTCGCCCGCTACCTCCAGTACGCCGGACACGTCGAGCCCGGTGACCTCGCCGTCGCCACCCGGGGCGGCGTCAAGCGCGTGCACCTCGACAAGGGCGGCGACGTCACCGTCTCCATGGGCCGCGCCGAGCTGCCCGAGGGCGAGGTCACGGTCTCGGTCGGCGAGCGCTCCTGGCCCGCCCGCAACGTGAACATGGGCAACCCGCACGCCGTGGCCTTCGTGGACAGCCTCGACGACGCCGGAAACCTGTACACCGCCCCGCCGTTCAGCCCGGCGTCCGCCTATCCCACCGGCGTCAACGTCGAGTTCGTCGTCGACCGCGGCCCCCGGCACGTCGCCATGCGCGTCCACGAGCGCGGCTCCGGCGAGACCCGCTCCTGCGGCACCGGCGCCTGCGCCGTCGCCGTGGCCGCCATCCGCCGCGACGGCGCGGACCCGGCCGCCACCGGCGAACCGGTCTCGTACACCGTCGACCTCCCCGGCGGAACCCTGGTCATCACCGAACACCCCGACGGGCGGATCGACATGACCGGACCGGCCGTGATCGTGGCCGCGGGAGAGTTCGACGGGGCCTGGCTCACCGAAACGGCTTTCGCGTGA
- a CDS encoding RelA/SpoT family protein, giving the protein MSAEATNPEAHPEARPELRRRGRTRLDLRRLGRAALLGPTSRDRLPDAIGHVAEAHRAHHPDADLSILRRAYLLAETSHRGQMRKSGEPYITHPLAVTLILAELGAETTTLTASLLHDTVEDTDVTLDQVRAEFGDEVCFIVDGVTKVEKIDYGAAAEPETFRKMLVATGNDVRVMSIKLADRLHNMRTLGVMRPEKQARIAKVTRDVLIPLAERLGVQALKTELEDLVFAILHPEEYESTRALIAAHAGESDPLPAIADSVRGVLRDAGIAAEVQVRPRHFVSVHRIARTRGELRGSDFGRVLVLVGENADCYAVLGELHTCFTPVISEFKDFIATPKFNLYQSLHTAVATPEGYVAEVIVRTRQMHRVAEAGVVALGNPYATATPDAAADPDEERVDPTRPGWLSRLLDWQQSAPDPDTFWTVLRAELAQDREITVFRADGGTLGLPAGASCIDAAYAQHGEAAHGCIGARVNGRLTSLSSPLSDGDTLQLLLAQDASSGPAVEWLDHARTPAARIAISSWLESHPDRAMATTSAARAPLSVVGARGGGGNAVADLPDATVRLAGCCTPVPPDAVAGFLVRGGAVTVHRIHCAAVAQMRAVGRTSVAVHWRATADCRVTLLAESFGRPHLLADLTEAIAREGVEVVSATVEPPVEQRVRHSYTLQLPDAAGLPALMRAMRDVPGVYDVSRV; this is encoded by the coding sequence ATGAGTGCAGAGGCCACGAACCCCGAAGCACACCCCGAAGCGCGCCCTGAGCTCCGCAGACGTGGGCGGACCAGGCTCGATCTGCGCCGTCTCGGGCGTGCGGCCCTGCTCGGGCCGACGTCCAGGGACAGGCTCCCGGACGCCATCGGACACGTCGCCGAGGCGCATCGCGCCCACCATCCGGACGCTGATTTGTCCATTCTGCGCCGCGCGTACCTCCTCGCGGAGACCTCGCACCGCGGCCAGATGCGAAAAAGTGGTGAGCCGTACATCACACATCCACTCGCCGTCACCCTGATCCTCGCCGAACTCGGCGCCGAGACAACCACCTTGACGGCCTCTCTGCTCCACGACACCGTCGAGGACACCGACGTGACCCTCGACCAGGTCCGGGCGGAGTTCGGCGACGAGGTCTGTTTCATCGTCGACGGCGTCACCAAGGTGGAGAAGATCGACTACGGCGCCGCCGCCGAACCCGAGACCTTCCGCAAGATGCTCGTCGCCACCGGCAACGACGTCCGCGTCATGTCCATCAAACTCGCCGACCGGCTGCACAACATGCGCACCCTGGGCGTGATGCGCCCCGAGAAGCAGGCGCGCATCGCCAAGGTCACCCGCGACGTCCTCATCCCGCTGGCCGAGCGGCTGGGCGTCCAGGCCCTCAAGACCGAGCTGGAAGACCTCGTCTTCGCGATCCTGCACCCCGAGGAGTACGAGAGCACCCGCGCGCTCATCGCCGCCCACGCGGGCGAGAGCGACCCCCTGCCGGCCATCGCCGACTCCGTGCGCGGCGTGCTGCGCGACGCCGGCATCGCCGCCGAAGTACAGGTACGGCCACGGCACTTCGTCTCCGTGCACCGCATCGCCCGCACCCGCGGCGAGCTGCGCGGCTCCGACTTCGGCCGCGTCCTCGTCCTCGTCGGCGAGAACGCCGACTGCTACGCCGTGCTCGGCGAACTCCACACCTGCTTCACCCCGGTCATCTCGGAGTTCAAGGACTTCATCGCCACCCCGAAGTTCAACCTGTACCAGTCGCTGCACACCGCCGTCGCCACGCCCGAGGGCTACGTCGCCGAGGTCATCGTGCGGACCCGGCAGATGCACCGCGTGGCCGAGGCCGGCGTGGTCGCCCTCGGCAATCCGTACGCCACCGCGACTCCCGACGCGGCCGCCGACCCGGACGAGGAGCGCGTGGACCCCACGCGGCCCGGCTGGCTGTCCCGGCTGCTCGACTGGCAGCAGTCCGCGCCCGACCCCGACACCTTCTGGACCGTGCTCCGGGCGGAGCTGGCCCAGGACCGGGAGATCACCGTGTTCCGGGCCGACGGGGGCACCCTGGGCCTGCCGGCCGGCGCGAGCTGTATCGACGCCGCCTACGCGCAGCACGGCGAGGCGGCCCACGGCTGTATCGGCGCCCGGGTCAACGGGCGCCTCACCTCCCTGTCCTCCCCGCTGTCCGACGGGGACACCCTTCAGCTGCTGCTCGCGCAGGACGCCTCCTCCGGACCCGCCGTCGAGTGGCTGGACCACGCGCGGACCCCCGCCGCCCGGATCGCCATCAGCAGCTGGCTCGAATCCCATCCCGACCGGGCCATGGCCACGACCTCCGCCGCCCGGGCGCCGCTGTCGGTGGTCGGGGCCCGCGGCGGCGGGGGCAACGCGGTCGCGGATCTGCCGGACGCCACCGTGCGCCTGGCCGGGTGCTGCACCCCGGTGCCGCCCGACGCCGTCGCCGGCTTCCTGGTCCGCGGCGGGGCCGTCACCGTGCACCGCATCCACTGCGCCGCGGTGGCACAGATGCGCGCGGTCGGGCGCACCTCCGTGGCCGTGCACTGGCGGGCCACGGCGGACTGCCGGGTCACCCTGCTCGCTGAATCGTTCGGCCGCCCGCACCTGCTGGCCGACCTGACCGAGGCCATCGCCCGTGAGGGGGTCGAGGTGGTCTCCGCGACCGTGGAGCCCCCGGTCGAGCAGCGGGTCCGGCACAGCTACACCCTGCAGCTGCCCGACGCGGCCGGGCTGCCGGCGCTGATGCGGGCGATGCGGGACGTGCCGGGCGTGTACGACGTCAGCCGGGTGTAG
- a CDS encoding M1 family metallopeptidase codes for MQLSSPRLRAALLAAASLTLVAAVLPPPTALGIGDRLFPELGNPGYDVLSYDLSFAYKDNLSPLDAVTVIDARATERLERINLDFTHGKVASAEVNGEPAQFDSVGEDLVLTPARAVAGNMPLRITIRHTSDPRGRGDGGWVPTEDGLAMANQADAAHRVFPCNDHPADKAFFTFRITAPAGLTAVANGEPVAPALRLGPTTTWTYRTRHPMATELAQVSVGRSEVVHGTGPHGLPLRDVVPAQDRQRLDPWLKKTAGHIEWMEERVGRYPFENYGVLIARATTGFELETQTLSLFESNLFSGEGYPDWYVESVMVHELAHQWFGDSVTPRTWSDLWLNEGHATWYEALYADGLGKYSLERRMREAYQRSDQWRAAGGPPAAPKAAAPGEKIGLFRPVVYDGSALILYALRQEIGAPAFDRIERRWVTENRDGVAGTADFVRLASQEAGRDLTAFLQPWLYGTTTPPMPGHPEWSGKAAAGQASGGRAASGQAAPGKGA; via the coding sequence ATGCAGCTCTCCTCCCCCCGCCTGCGCGCCGCCCTGCTCGCCGCGGCCTCCCTCACCCTCGTCGCCGCCGTACTGCCCCCGCCGACGGCGTTGGGCATCGGCGACCGGCTCTTCCCGGAGCTCGGGAACCCCGGCTACGACGTCCTCTCGTACGACCTGTCCTTCGCCTACAAGGACAATCTGAGCCCCCTCGACGCGGTCACCGTCATCGACGCCCGGGCCACGGAGCGGCTGGAGCGCATCAACCTGGACTTCACCCACGGCAAGGTGGCGTCCGCCGAGGTCAACGGGGAGCCGGCGCAGTTCGACAGCGTGGGGGAGGACCTCGTACTGACGCCCGCGCGCGCGGTGGCCGGCAACATGCCCCTGCGGATCACCATTCGGCACACCAGCGACCCGCGCGGACGCGGGGACGGCGGCTGGGTGCCCACGGAGGACGGCCTGGCCATGGCCAACCAGGCGGACGCCGCGCACCGCGTCTTCCCTTGCAACGACCACCCCGCCGACAAGGCGTTCTTCACCTTCCGGATCACCGCCCCGGCCGGTCTCACGGCCGTCGCCAACGGCGAGCCGGTGGCCCCCGCCCTGCGGCTCGGCCCCACCACGACCTGGACGTACCGGACCCGGCACCCCATGGCCACCGAGCTGGCCCAGGTCTCGGTGGGCCGCTCCGAGGTCGTGCACGGCACCGGACCGCACGGGCTGCCGCTGCGCGACGTGGTGCCCGCCCAGGACCGGCAGCGGTTGGACCCCTGGCTGAAGAAGACCGCGGGACACATCGAATGGATGGAGGAGCGGGTCGGCCGCTACCCCTTCGAGAACTACGGGGTGCTGATCGCGCGGGCGACGACCGGCTTCGAGCTGGAGACGCAGACCCTCTCGCTGTTCGAGAGCAATCTGTTCTCGGGCGAGGGCTACCCCGACTGGTACGTCGAGTCCGTGATGGTCCACGAGCTCGCCCACCAGTGGTTCGGTGACAGCGTCACCCCGCGGACCTGGTCCGACCTGTGGCTGAACGAGGGACACGCCACCTGGTACGAGGCCCTGTACGCGGACGGACTCGGCAAGTACTCCCTGGAGCGGCGCATGCGCGAGGCGTACCAGCGCTCCGACCAGTGGCGGGCGGCGGGCGGCCCCCCGGCCGCCCCGAAGGCCGCCGCGCCCGGCGAGAAGATCGGTCTGTTCCGGCCGGTGGTCTACGACGGGTCCGCGCTGATCCTCTACGCGCTGCGGCAGGAGATCGGCGCCCCGGCCTTCGACCGCATCGAGCGCCGCTGGGTCACGGAGAACCGGGACGGGGTCGCGGGCACGGCCGACTTCGTACGTCTGGCCTCGCAGGAGGCGGGCCGGGACCTCACGGCCTTCCTGCAGCCCTGGCTGTACGGGACCACGACCCCGCCGATGCCGGGGCACCCGGAGTGGAGCGGGAAGGCGGCCGCCGGGCAGGCCTCCGGCGGCAGAGCGGCCTCCGGGCAGGCCGCCCCCGGCAAGGGCGCGTAG
- the hflX gene encoding GTPase HflX: MTSSSSPSQDERDAQDVRDSQSFTESLRADALMEEDVAWSHEIDGDRDGEQLERSERAALRRVVGLSTELEDVTEVEYRQLRLERVVLVGVWTSGTVNDAENSLAELAALAETAGALVLDGVIQRRDKPDPATFIGSGKARELRDIVMESGADTVVCDGELSPGQLIALEDVVKVKVVDRTALILDIFAQHAKSREGKAQVALAQMQYMLPRLRGWGASLSRQMGGGGGGGMATRGPGETKIETDRRRIREKMAKMRREIAEMKTGRDIKRQERRRNKVPSVAIAGYTNAGKSSLLNRLTGAGVLVENALFATLDPTVRRAETPSGRIYTLADTVGFVRHLPHHLVEAFRSTMEEVGDSDLILHIVDGSHPAPEEQLAAVREVIREVGAVNVPEIVVINKADAADPLVLQRLLRIERHSIAVSARTGMGIEELLALIDSELPRPEVEVEAMVPYTRGSLVAKAHAEGEVISEEHTPDGTLLKARVHQELAADLAPYALAKR, encoded by the coding sequence ATGACCTCCTCTTCTTCCCCTTCCCAGGACGAGCGGGACGCACAGGACGTGCGGGACTCGCAGAGCTTCACCGAGAGCCTTCGGGCCGATGCCCTGATGGAAGAGGACGTCGCCTGGAGCCACGAGATCGACGGAGACCGGGACGGCGAGCAGCTCGAACGCTCCGAGCGCGCGGCCCTGCGCCGCGTGGTCGGCCTCTCCACCGAGCTCGAAGACGTCACCGAGGTCGAGTACCGGCAGCTGCGCCTCGAGCGCGTCGTGCTCGTCGGTGTCTGGACCTCCGGCACGGTGAACGACGCGGAGAACTCCCTCGCGGAGCTCGCCGCGCTCGCCGAGACCGCGGGTGCCCTCGTACTCGACGGCGTGATCCAGCGCCGTGACAAGCCGGACCCGGCCACCTTCATCGGTTCGGGCAAGGCGCGCGAGCTGCGTGACATCGTCATGGAGAGCGGCGCCGACACCGTCGTCTGCGACGGTGAGCTCAGCCCCGGCCAGCTCATCGCGCTCGAGGACGTCGTCAAGGTCAAGGTGGTCGACCGGACCGCCCTGATCCTCGACATCTTCGCCCAGCACGCCAAGTCCCGAGAGGGCAAGGCGCAGGTCGCGCTCGCGCAGATGCAGTACATGCTGCCGCGGCTGCGTGGCTGGGGTGCCTCGCTGTCCCGGCAGATGGGTGGCGGCGGCGGTGGCGGCATGGCCACCCGAGGCCCCGGTGAGACCAAGATCGAGACCGACCGGCGACGGATCCGCGAAAAGATGGCGAAGATGCGCCGGGAGATCGCGGAGATGAAGACCGGCCGTGACATCAAGCGGCAGGAACGGCGCCGCAACAAGGTGCCCTCGGTCGCCATCGCCGGCTATACCAACGCGGGCAAGTCCTCGCTGCTCAACCGCCTCACGGGCGCGGGCGTGCTGGTGGAGAACGCACTGTTCGCCACCCTCGACCCGACCGTGCGCCGGGCCGAGACGCCGAGCGGCCGGATCTACACCCTGGCCGACACGGTCGGCTTTGTCCGGCACCTGCCCCACCACCTGGTCGAGGCCTTCCGCTCCACGATGGAAGAGGTCGGCGACTCCGACCTCATCCTGCACATCGTGGACGGTTCGCACCCGGCGCCGGAGGAGCAGCTGGCGGCGGTACGCGAGGTGATCCGCGAGGTCGGCGCGGTGAACGTGCCCGAGATCGTCGTGATCAACAAGGCGGACGCCGCGGATCCGCTCGTCCTGCAGCGGCTGCTGCGGATCGAGCGGCACTCGATCGCCGTCTCGGCGCGCACGGGCATGGGCATCGAGGAGCTCCTCGCGCTCATCGACTCCGAGCTGCCGCGGCCCGAGGTCGAGGTGGAGGCCATGGTGCCGTACACCCGCGGCTCGCTGGTGGCCAAGGCGCACGCCGAGGGCGAGGTGATCTCCGAGGAGCACACCCCGGACGGCACCCTGCTCAAGGCGCGGGTCCACCAGGAACTGGCGGCGGACCTGGCGCCGTACGCGCTCGCGAAGCGCTGA